A portion of the Pomacea canaliculata isolate SZHN2017 linkage group LG13, ASM307304v1, whole genome shotgun sequence genome contains these proteins:
- the LOC112553731 gene encoding uncharacterized protein LOC112553731: MQSVHEALKEEKQPPPRAKSLDTILCLDVSASVVENPGLETVKQIALKFVDGVEDLMEEMDLEENIAVVTMGKKAKVIQHLTNDLSLVREAIESVDNEAGGRSPFMQALLVCLAANKGRGGIVNVAGVYKVYPRIIFITDGHPTDESVESGSDSPTNLSQVKFSLVQLITEISSKKHKSTPKPIFWVPVGTKANMAFLDSLAELCGGRSVPAEDIKSLCRYFKIHQTAGRLYKMIKNHPDRYVDQQMQSVVTAISPNLTINEQRTVLEIVMKLKDKPPEEEEPEADSFGNLYEDKEKVKTGELLPLGTRVVRGPDWKWKNQDTDGAGTVIQHDKENNWIYVKWDNGTHNAYRYNENGKVDVEESKHHPRELPLDSPSLDFGVRVVRGPDWKFENQDGKGPGIVVRWRKSDGKCKVRWDNTGTFHEYYYSAKRGHEVQIYTPQFARDGTILQTDNGKPTEESVGQTSTKTIPMWKWRDENRRWRLYSEDISV; the protein is encoded by the exons ATGCAGTCAGTGCATGAAGCTTTAAAAGAAG aaaagcaacCACCACCACGTGCCAAGTCTCTGGACACCATATTGTGCTTGGACGTGTCTGCTAGTGTGGTGGAAAATCCGGGTCTGGAGACAGTGAAGCAGATTGCCCTCAAGTTTGTAGATG GTGTAGAAGACTTGATGGAAGAAATGGACTTAGAGGAAAACATTGCTGTTGTGACAATGGGGAAAAAGGCAAAGGTCATCCAACACTTGACCAATGACCTCAGTCTGGTCAGGGAAGCTATAG AATCTGTGGACAATGAGGCTGGCGGCCGCTCTCCATTTATGCAGGCATTGCTCGTGTGCCTTGCTGCTAACAAAGGCAGAg GTGGTATTGTGAATGtcgctggtgtgtacaaagtgTATCCTCGCATCATTTTCATCACTGATGGTCATCCAACTGACGAGTCAGTAGAATCAGGATCTGATAGTCCAACCAACCTGAGCCAG GTTAAGTTTTCCCTGGTGCAGCTAATCACTGAGATTTCTTCCAAGAAGCATAAGTCTACCCCAAAACCTATTTTCTGGGTGCCAGTGGGAACCAAGGCAAACATG GCATTCTTAGATTCTTTGGCTGAGCTATGTGGTGGGAGATCAGTGCCTGCTGAAGACATCAAAAGCTTGTGTCGCTACTTCAAAATCCAT CAAACAGCTGGACGTTTGTACAAGATGATAAAAAACCACCCAGACCGCTATGTAGATCAACAAATGCAGTCAGTGGTAACAGCCATTTCACCAAACTTGACCATCAATGAGCAG CGTACAGTTTTGGAGATTGTGATGAAACTGAAGGATAAGccaccagaagaggaagaaccaGAAGCAGACAGCTTTGGCAATTTGTATGAAGACAAAG AGAAAGTGAAGACTGGTGAGTTGTTGCCACTTGGAACTCGGGTGGTTCGTGGACCCGACTGGAAGTGGAAAAATCAGGATACAGATGGTGCAGGCACAGTGATTCAGCATGACAAGGAAAACA ACTGGATTTATGTGAAATGGGACAATGGAACTCATAATGCATATCGATACAACGAAAATGGAAAAGTTGATGTCGAGGAATCAAAACATCATCCCAGAGAACTACCACTAGACAGCCCCAGCCTTGACTTTGGAGTACGAGTAGTCAGAG GTCCTGACTGGAAGTTTGAAAATCAGGATGGCAAGGGCCCAGGCATTGTTGTGCGATGGCGCAAGTCAGATGGAAAGTGTAAG GTTCGATGGGACAACACGGGTACATTCCATGAGTACTATTACAGTGCTAAACGTGGTCATGAAGTGCAAATCTA CACACCTCAGTTTGCTAGGGATGGAACAATTCTGCAGACAGATAATGGAAAACCTACAGAAGAAAGTGTTGGGCAGACTTCCA CAAAGACTATTCCTATGTGGAAGTGGAGAGATGAGAATCGGAGGTGGCGACTCTACAGTGAAGACATTTCTGTTTAA
- the LOC112553733 gene encoding alpha- and gamma-adaptin-binding protein p34-like — translation MAAPCALFASCAAFQPEELVKQILNVTDLPAGRPVIESVLAYDWHIDTKYYTADVHLCTASTRTIGDENFAQSVQAFVVYFDSREVSSFDSVKSWMSYLRHINPAVQILVCQTSHQDDPVSRLTAQQWCIEHGFELVELEPEANSDDEDDDFVESNGVKRIIQALHAHTWPNLKLKSRSPVCSPYFRGLMREEAALRASAAAAMGEDERSDASKGATESEQVAGTEEQSSQAVLREDVVQAGAADGCSSRQGEEEEAGHNGQPLFPNGAGTGVSAEGQLAADTKAEFGLIPDDNELALLAALGNEDPGDESFEQLFTRLRLMKEKAATLSPEERKIYAEKIAVTFWRAVGGDEDEIEGLFDDVDAEASM, via the exons ATGGCGGCGCCCTGTGCACTATTTGCCAGCTGTGCTGCGTTTCAGCCAGAGGAGCTTGTGAAAc AAATTCTCAATGTGACAGACTTGCCTGCTGGGAGACCAGTTATAGAATCTGTACTAGCATATGACTGGCACATAGACACCAAATATTATACAGCTGATGTACATCTATGCACAGCTAGCACACGGACCATTGGTGATGAAAATTTTGCTCAATCAGTGCAGGCTTTTGTTGTATACTTTGATTCCAGAGAG GTCTCAAGCTTTGATAGTGTGAAGTCATGGATGTCATATCTTCGACACATTAATCCTGCTGTACAGATCCTGGTCTGTCAAACCAGTCATCAAGATGACC CTGTCAGTCGATTGACAGCACAACAGTGGTGCATTGAACATGGCTTTGAGCTGGTGGAGCTGGAGCCTGAGGCTAACAGTGATGATGAAG atgaTGACTTTGTGGAGTCCAATGGTGTAAAAAGAATAATTCAAGCTCTTCATGCTCACACATGGCCCAACCTGAAGTTGAAAA GCAGGTCGCCTGTATGCAGTCCCTATTTTAGGGGTCTCATGCGGGAAGAGGCAGCACTTCGAGCCTCAGCTGCAGCAGCCATGGGTGAGGATGAACGTTCGGATGCTAGCAAAGGAGCCACAGAATCAGAACAGGTAGCAGGGACAGAAGAGCAGTCGTCACAAGCAGTCCTTCGGGAGGACGTTGTGCAGGCTGGAGCAGCTGATGGCTGCAGCAGTAGacaaggagaggaagaagaggcaGGGCATAATGGCCAGCCACTCTTTCCAAATGGCGCGGGAACTGGAGTTTCTGCAGAAGGCCAGCTGGCTGCTGATACAAAGGCAGAGTTTG GTCTGATTCCAGATGACAATGAACTGGCCTTGCTAGCAGCTCTTGGTAATGAAGATCCAGGCGATGAGTCTTTTGAACAGCTTTTTACAAGACTGCGTTTAATGAAAG AGAAAGCTGCAACCTTGTcaccagaagaaagaaaaatatatgcagAAAAG ATTGCAGTCACATTTTGGCGTGCAGTTGGTGGTGATGAGGATGAAATTGAAGGACtttttgatgatgttgatgcAGAAGCATCGATGTAA